A window of Pseudomonadota bacterium contains these coding sequences:
- the terL gene encoding phage terminase large subunit has protein sequence MVCYEGCWLFASHNCFHQRGWHKRKLHNIADIAFADTFAHPDLKRAIWDQAQVHQATNVIIEDKASGTQLIQELMQGGLGCITPYVPQGGDKIMRLHSQSAAFENGLVLLPSEAPWLADYVHELTTLPGSRNDDQVDSTTQALWYMRQPNPWAAIMDYYKDS, from the coding sequence ATGGTCTGTTACGAGGGTTGCTGGCTGTTTGCCAGCCACAATTGCTTCCACCAGCGTGGGTGGCACAAACGCAAGCTTCATAATATCGCCGACATAGCTTTTGCCGACACCTTCGCGCATCCTGATCTTAAGCGGGCTATTTGGGATCAAGCGCAGGTGCATCAGGCAACGAACGTTATTATCGAAGATAAGGCTTCGGGCACGCAGCTAATCCAGGAGCTGATGCAAGGCGGGCTGGGCTGTATTACCCCCTATGTGCCGCAAGGAGGCGATAAGATCATGCGACTACATAGTCAGAGTGCTGCCTTTGAAAATGGGCTTGTCTTGCTCCCCAGTGAGGCGCCTTGGCTGGCAGATTATGTCCATGAACTCACGACTTTGCCCGGCAGTCGAAATGACGATCAGGTCGACTCGACGACGCAAGCACTGTGGTATATGCGGCAACCGAACCCGTGGGCAGCGATCATGGACTATTATAAGGATAGTTAA
- a CDS encoding FMN-dependent NADH-azoreductase, whose protein sequence is MTTILHIASSSNLHSSVTRQIGAVTLEELKQANPSARIIERDLIKNPVPHISPDFLNAIGAAKADAPALALSEELIGELFASDIIVLEVPMYNFSIPSVLKAWIDHVARAGKTFKYGESGPQGLLTGKKVILVLGRGGVYTVGPYKVMEFQETYLRAVLGFIGLTDVESIFIEGVAMGPEKKNEALAGAIERAHSVTH, encoded by the coding sequence ATGACCACGATTCTCCATATCGCATCCAGCAGCAACCTGCATAGCTCAGTAACTCGTCAGATTGGCGCGGTGACGCTTGAAGAATTAAAGCAAGCCAATCCCAGCGCGAGAATTATCGAACGCGACTTAATAAAAAATCCTGTGCCCCATATTAGCCCGGATTTTTTGAACGCGATAGGGGCCGCCAAAGCAGATGCTCCGGCCCTGGCACTTTCAGAGGAATTAATTGGCGAGCTCTTCGCCAGCGACATCATCGTGCTCGAAGTGCCCATGTATAATTTTAGCATTCCTTCGGTATTAAAAGCATGGATCGATCACGTGGCCCGCGCAGGCAAGACCTTCAAATACGGCGAGAGCGGGCCACAAGGCTTATTGACTGGCAAGAAAGTCATTCTCGTGCTTGGGCGGGGCGGTGTGTATACCGTTGGCCCTTATAAAGTGATGGAATTTCAGGAAACCTATTTACGTGCAGTGCTTGGCTTTATCGGTCTCACTGACGTGGAATCCATCTTCATTGAAGGTGTTGCAATGGGGCCAGAAAAGAAAAACGAGGCTTTGGCAGGTGCTATTGAGCGCGCCCATTCAGTGACGCATTAA
- a CDS encoding helix-turn-helix domain-containing protein gives MVTIKNPQEGTIMSVGYNNVPAPSEERVVSHNNCPTGIREVLSLIGDKWSILLVATLHHSPMRFNELRRSIDGISQRMLTRTLRELERQGLVLRTVTPTTPPSVEYALTPLGQTLLEPMKTLIAWTEENYPTMHKSQQRYDKSQVKKDR, from the coding sequence ATGGTAACCATTAAAAATCCACAAGAAGGCACTATTATGTCAGTAGGTTACAATAATGTTCCTGCCCCCTCGGAAGAAAGAGTTGTGTCGCATAACAACTGCCCCACCGGCATCCGTGAAGTGCTAAGCTTGATTGGCGATAAATGGAGCATACTCCTTGTCGCAACGCTGCATCATTCGCCGATGCGCTTCAATGAACTACGGCGCAGTATCGATGGGATTTCCCAACGCATGCTTACTCGCACTTTACGAGAGTTGGAACGTCAGGGTCTGGTTTTGCGCACGGTAACGCCGACCACACCGCCAAGTGTGGAATACGCGTTAACACCTTTGGGGCAGACGCTTCTGGAACCAATGAAAACACTCATCGCCTGGACAGAAGAGAATTATCCCACCATGCATAAATCCCAACAGCGTTACGATAAATCACAGGTAAAAAAAGACAGATAG